In Myxococcus stipitatus, the following are encoded in one genomic region:
- a CDS encoding glycosyltransferase family 39 protein translates to METMDALSRLIRTTPLFDGSASSEPSTPNHDWALVGLVAAVFLLHLIIIDQPPTSYVFDEAHYVPAAKCLFDGTVCNEEHPPLAKVFIALSIQMFGDCGFGWRLPSVFAGSFTLVLVYLLTRRFTDSRVALLAAFLLGFENLWFVHSSIAMLDIPAFFFAVLGIYLFTGQRWRLSGVALGLGMLAKGVVAMVFIALVLYVLVNQEQWRSKAALKATTRAGFSVGIPAALTFLAGLGIYDIVYRASPNPLHHIASMASYHQAIGSPGMSDSVHPLRWFSGFPNSPYYVTSIQAEDGSIPRDLLQYMDQPNLVILLFIWLAIPLVWPDIQKRHPLALLALMLIGVPYLLFILVAHVRVTYPFYMLLFIPSQCILSALALSKLPRGAMLTFCAGVLAWFFYWFPRNPLAPWG, encoded by the coding sequence ATGGAAACGATGGACGCTCTTTCCCGATTGATTCGTACGACACCGCTGTTTGATGGGTCAGCGTCATCGGAGCCATCAACGCCCAATCATGACTGGGCACTTGTGGGGCTCGTGGCGGCCGTCTTTCTACTCCACTTGATCATCATTGATCAGCCGCCCACGTCCTATGTCTTCGACGAGGCCCACTACGTACCGGCGGCAAAGTGTCTGTTCGACGGGACGGTCTGCAACGAGGAACACCCACCTCTTGCCAAAGTATTCATTGCACTCAGCATCCAGATGTTCGGTGACTGCGGATTCGGCTGGCGCCTGCCCTCCGTCTTCGCAGGCAGCTTCACGCTGGTGCTGGTCTACCTTCTCACGCGTCGGTTCACTGACAGCCGTGTCGCGCTTCTTGCTGCATTTCTGCTCGGGTTTGAGAACCTCTGGTTCGTCCACTCGTCGATCGCCATGCTCGACATCCCGGCGTTCTTTTTCGCAGTGCTGGGGATCTACCTGTTCACGGGACAAAGGTGGCGGCTCTCCGGAGTCGCGCTCGGCCTCGGCATGCTCGCCAAGGGAGTGGTCGCGATGGTCTTCATCGCGCTTGTCCTCTACGTCTTGGTCAATCAGGAACAGTGGCGCTCCAAGGCCGCGCTCAAGGCAACCACACGGGCCGGCTTCAGCGTCGGCATTCCCGCGGCACTGACCTTTCTCGCGGGTCTGGGCATCTACGACATCGTTTATCGTGCCTCTCCCAATCCGCTGCATCACATCGCGAGCATGGCCAGCTACCACCAGGCCATTGGTTCGCCAGGAATGAGCGACAGCGTGCATCCGCTTCGCTGGTTCTCGGGATTTCCAAACTCGCCGTATTACGTCACGTCAATTCAGGCTGAGGACGGCAGCATTCCGCGCGATCTTCTCCAGTACATGGATCAGCCCAACCTGGTCATTCTGCTGTTCATCTGGCTCGCCATTCCGCTCGTCTGGCCGGACATTCAGAAGCGACATCCGCTGGCGCTCCTCGCCTTGATGCTGATCGGTGTCCCGTATCTGCTCTTCATCTTGGTCGCGCACGTGCGCGTGACCTACCCGTTCTACATGCTGTTGTTTATTCCCAGTCAATGCATTCTATCGGCGCTGGCACTTTCGAAACTGCCACGCGGGGCCATGCTGACATTCTGCGCCGGCGTCTTGGCGTGGTTCTTTTATTGGTTCCCACGCAATCCGCTGGCGCCTTGGGGGTAG
- a CDS encoding protein-disulfide reductase DsbD family protein, translating into MNGKKLGLLAVLAGVAVVMVPWLLPTGPSTELDAARFLESGSLFLGAAIVFAGGLLTALTPCVYPLIPITVSVFGARKADSRGKAMLLTTSYIVGMGVVFSALGILAAKTGQAFGSMLGHPAVVTGLAVFLLLLASSMFGAFELALPSGLQSRLNSVGGAGVAGAFLMGSVSGFLAAPCTGPVLTGLLAFVAKTANTTLGATLLFIYALGIGVPFFILGVSTVRLPKSGVWMEWVKSVLGIVLVALAFSYLKDASPWARGVVKAAGAELGRMPGAALAGALAVVGVLVGAVHRSFKEGSREFSLKAVGVVLVVVALVIRGGALDAGPVGSLWVRMGLAEPPRAPSWQWHHVMPAKHATFSADAFEKVLAQAKAEGRPVLIDFFADWCAACKELDRETYPAAEVISQSSEGQFLNIKIDATNSEDALDALMERFGVEGLPTVAFVSQDGKVLTRPRITGFLEPTPFAAEMRKARCTDGGSC; encoded by the coding sequence ATGAATGGCAAGAAGCTGGGATTGTTGGCCGTGCTGGCGGGCGTGGCGGTGGTCATGGTGCCGTGGCTGTTGCCCACCGGCCCCAGCACCGAGCTCGACGCGGCGCGTTTCCTGGAGTCCGGCAGCCTCTTCCTCGGCGCGGCCATCGTCTTCGCCGGCGGATTGCTCACCGCGTTGACGCCGTGTGTCTACCCGCTCATCCCCATCACCGTGTCGGTGTTCGGCGCCCGCAAGGCGGACAGCCGCGGCAAGGCGATGCTGCTCACCACGTCGTACATCGTCGGCATGGGTGTGGTGTTCAGCGCGCTGGGCATCCTCGCGGCGAAGACGGGGCAGGCGTTTGGTTCCATGCTGGGACACCCCGCGGTGGTGACGGGCCTGGCGGTGTTCCTGCTGTTGCTCGCGTCGTCCATGTTCGGCGCCTTCGAGCTGGCGCTGCCGTCGGGGTTGCAGTCGCGCTTGAACTCGGTGGGCGGCGCGGGGGTGGCGGGTGCGTTCCTGATGGGAAGCGTGTCGGGCTTCCTCGCGGCGCCGTGCACGGGGCCGGTGCTGACGGGCCTGTTGGCCTTCGTGGCGAAGACGGCGAACACCACGCTGGGCGCGACGCTGCTGTTCATCTACGCGCTGGGCATCGGCGTGCCGTTCTTCATCCTGGGGGTGTCCACGGTGCGGCTGCCCAAGAGCGGCGTGTGGATGGAGTGGGTGAAGAGCGTGCTGGGAATCGTCCTGGTGGCGCTGGCCTTCAGCTACCTGAAGGACGCGTCGCCGTGGGCGCGCGGGGTGGTGAAGGCGGCGGGCGCGGAGCTGGGCCGGATGCCGGGCGCGGCGTTGGCCGGCGCGCTGGCGGTGGTGGGCGTGCTGGTGGGCGCGGTGCACCGCTCGTTCAAGGAAGGCTCGCGCGAGTTCTCGCTCAAGGCCGTGGGGGTGGTGCTCGTGGTGGTGGCGCTGGTGATTCGCGGCGGGGCGCTGGACGCCGGGCCGGTGGGCTCGCTCTGGGTCCGCATGGGCCTGGCCGAGCCGCCCCGCGCGCCGTCCTGGCAGTGGCACCACGTCATGCCGGCCAAGCACGCGACGTTCTCCGCCGACGCCTTCGAGAAAGTGCTGGCGCAGGCGAAGGCCGAGGGGCGCCCGGTGCTCATCGACTTCTTCGCGGACTGGTGCGCGGCCTGCAAGGAGCTGGACCGCGAGACATACCCGGCCGCCGAGGTCATCTCCCAGTCGTCGGAGGGCCAGTTCCTCAACATCAAGATTGATGCGACCAACAGCGAGGACGCGCTCGACGCGTTGATGGAGCGCTTTGGCGTGGAGGGGCTGCCCACGGTGGCCTTTGTGTCCCAGGACGGCAAGGTGCTGACGCGGCCTCGCATCACCGGCTTCCTGGAGCCCACGCCGTTCGCCGCGGAGATGCGCAAGGCGCGCTGCACCGACGGCGGCTCGTGCTGA
- a CDS encoding HAMP domain-containing sensor histidine kinase — protein sequence MGPLFAYSLVPVLSVSLLLCFTAAPRGRDARGLTLYCLATAVWSGALLLMCVPQAVWLGERFAATGAFTAAAYLHVAFDATRQRSYRLVVLAYAVATVVTLVGALFPDALYGPLAMKRGPLFWPIIALSVSAAGVPLLHLVREYRRETPERRPLLLSLVFVGVLAYAGGLGTALLLSAGYALPVGMYLVLAALLVLVQVVNSQQPPGERRLLERSLVYSALAAVLSAGFLFGVLTLMAGSGQPFLMQYRVGAFFLLALAALAFEPVRQRLQEWLGQRLLKGRATGTQLVAALAEQEARADQAARLAELGQFTSAVAHEVRNPLGVLAAHLKLLERQGVDADSVAAMREQIARAGHFVEELLRYGRPRPLELRPVELQATVALAYSTARQGLGELSPEVAFEPPGGEPVTLEADQSQLSQVFVIVLENALLALREVPTARLRVSCLREASMLQVLVEDSGPGIAPELLPRLFQPFVTGRRREGPRPGTGLGLAIARGIVERHGGAMRAGRSASLGGACFEVRLPLTQPAPLSAAAS from the coding sequence ATGGGGCCTCTGTTCGCCTACAGCCTTGTGCCGGTCCTCTCGGTGTCGCTGCTCCTGTGTTTCACCGCGGCGCCGCGAGGCCGTGATGCCCGGGGGCTGACGCTCTACTGTCTCGCCACGGCTGTCTGGAGCGGCGCCTTGCTGTTGATGTGTGTGCCCCAGGCCGTCTGGCTGGGCGAGCGCTTCGCCGCGACAGGCGCCTTCACCGCCGCCGCCTATCTCCACGTCGCGTTTGATGCCACCCGTCAGCGTTCCTACCGGCTCGTCGTGCTGGCCTATGCGGTGGCCACCGTCGTCACGCTGGTGGGCGCGCTCTTCCCCGACGCGTTGTATGGCCCCCTGGCGATGAAGCGGGGCCCGTTGTTCTGGCCCATCATCGCGTTGTCGGTCTCCGCGGCCGGAGTGCCACTGTTGCACCTGGTTCGCGAGTACCGGCGGGAGACTCCCGAGCGAAGGCCGCTGCTCCTGAGCCTGGTGTTCGTGGGGGTGCTGGCGTACGCGGGTGGGCTCGGCACCGCGCTGTTGTTGTCGGCGGGGTATGCGTTGCCGGTGGGGATGTACCTGGTGCTGGCGGCGCTCCTCGTACTGGTCCAGGTCGTCAACTCGCAGCAACCCCCCGGAGAGCGGCGGCTCCTGGAGCGCAGCCTGGTGTATTCGGCGCTGGCGGCCGTGTTGTCCGCGGGCTTCCTCTTCGGCGTGCTCACGCTGATGGCGGGCAGCGGCCAGCCCTTCCTGATGCAGTACCGGGTGGGCGCGTTCTTCCTCCTGGCCCTGGCGGCGCTGGCGTTCGAGCCCGTGCGGCAGCGGCTCCAGGAGTGGCTGGGACAGCGGCTGCTCAAGGGGCGGGCCACGGGGACGCAGCTGGTGGCGGCGCTGGCTGAACAGGAGGCTCGCGCGGACCAGGCGGCCCGGCTGGCGGAGCTGGGGCAGTTCACCTCCGCGGTGGCGCACGAGGTCCGCAATCCGCTGGGCGTGCTGGCCGCGCACCTGAAGCTGCTGGAGCGTCAGGGCGTGGACGCGGACTCGGTGGCCGCCATGCGCGAGCAGATTGCCCGCGCGGGGCACTTCGTGGAGGAGCTGCTCCGGTATGGGCGGCCCCGGCCCCTGGAGCTGCGCCCCGTGGAACTCCAGGCGACGGTGGCGCTGGCGTACTCCACCGCGCGTCAGGGATTGGGCGAGCTGTCCCCCGAGGTGGCCTTCGAGCCTCCTGGCGGCGAACCCGTGACGCTGGAGGCGGACCAGTCCCAGTTGTCGCAGGTGTTTGTGATTGTGCTGGAGAATGCCTTGCTCGCGCTGCGGGAGGTGCCCACGGCGCGGCTTCGGGTGTCGTGTCTGCGCGAGGCGTCGATGCTCCAGGTCCTCGTGGAGGACAGCGGACCGGGCATCGCTCCGGAGCTGCTTCCCCGTTTGTTCCAGCCCTTCGTCACGGGGCGCCGCCGCGAGGGACCCCGCCCGGGGACAGGGCTGGGATTGGCCATCGCGCGAGGCATCGTCGAACGGCACGGAGGGGCGATGCGCGCCGGGCGCTCCGCGTCACTCGGCGGGGCCTGCTTCGAGGTTCGACTGCCATTGACGCAACCCGCGCCGCTGTCCGCCGCCGCGTCCTGA
- a CDS encoding sigma-70 family RNA polymerase sigma factor codes for MSARPGLRVVKPPGCAPVEDFEVFARQFQPALFAILRKSCAGIEHEAEDLVHDVLLRALLRWEDLQHWDAFKQRCWLGRVAKNCFLDRIRRRKSEADRLRSLLELQDEEEGTDAAAQEELWGHVGEEDLKRAMGFLSVRLRHTFELFLQGMTYARIAQATGVPQGTVGARLHHARLELRELLRETAERRRREWRR; via the coding sequence ATGAGCGCGAGACCAGGATTGAGGGTCGTGAAGCCGCCGGGTTGTGCACCCGTCGAGGACTTTGAAGTCTTTGCGCGTCAGTTCCAGCCCGCTTTGTTTGCCATTCTCCGGAAGTCGTGTGCTGGGATTGAACACGAGGCCGAGGACCTGGTGCACGATGTATTGCTGCGTGCGCTGCTCCGGTGGGAAGACCTACAGCACTGGGATGCCTTCAAGCAGCGCTGCTGGTTGGGCCGGGTGGCGAAGAACTGCTTCCTGGACCGGATTCGACGTCGGAAGAGTGAGGCGGACCGGCTCCGGAGCCTGCTCGAGCTCCAGGACGAGGAGGAAGGGACTGACGCGGCCGCACAGGAGGAACTCTGGGGCCATGTCGGTGAGGAGGACCTGAAGCGGGCGATGGGATTCCTCAGCGTCCGGCTGCGTCACACCTTCGAGCTGTTCCTGCAAGGGATGACCTACGCGCGGATTGCACAGGCGACGGGAGTGCCGCAGGGCACGGTGGGAGCACGGCTGCATCACGCCCGGTTGGAGTTGCGTGAGTTGTTGAGAGAGACAGCCGAGCGGCGTCGGCGGGAGTGGCGGCGATGA
- a CDS encoding zinc-dependent metalloprotease: MLRKSLVLAVGCSALMFGCGEQPDETQVIVDNLVEAGFPADDIMVVDGKVYVGRDAEVSLAASHELLTQDISTQEQYRTTNLVGSAVTKICINGSTFTGAFSTALDLAIQNYDEMALAFDMARAPSTGCSFTINAVIQPGVVGGSAGFPSGGLPYHTINIGDGLAPYGVDVIEHVITHEIGHTVGFRHTDYYNRSISCGSGGNEGDAGVGAIHVPGTPTTATVGGSLMNSCFRSVETGEFASGDRTALTYLYPPRGYAMLNFESGDARRTSSTGDWAPGEYKAECASGEPVTGLSLNPSSRYTRVALCPTAGDARFPHNGCYARNFSTADNRGTSATGDWDPGYYKGECGPNEFVAGVAQSTAHAITSVLCCPGTVAHTSCAARVFDGQDARESSASGDWDPDNWKGECGPGRYVGGLSRSVSGGAPHALLCCSP; the protein is encoded by the coding sequence ATGCTCAGGAAGAGTCTCGTCCTCGCGGTGGGATGCAGTGCATTGATGTTCGGATGTGGGGAACAACCCGATGAGACCCAGGTGATTGTCGACAACCTGGTCGAGGCCGGGTTTCCGGCAGATGACATCATGGTCGTCGACGGGAAGGTCTATGTCGGGCGAGACGCCGAGGTCTCCCTGGCCGCGTCGCACGAGCTGCTCACACAGGACATCTCCACTCAAGAGCAGTACCGCACGACGAACCTCGTCGGTTCGGCGGTGACGAAGATCTGCATCAACGGCTCGACGTTCACGGGCGCGTTCAGCACGGCGCTCGACCTGGCCATCCAGAACTACGACGAGATGGCGCTGGCCTTCGACATGGCGCGCGCGCCGAGCACCGGCTGCAGCTTCACCATCAACGCGGTCATCCAGCCCGGGGTCGTTGGAGGCTCTGCGGGGTTTCCCTCGGGCGGGCTGCCGTACCACACCATCAACATCGGCGATGGGCTCGCCCCCTACGGCGTCGACGTCATCGAGCACGTCATCACCCACGAGATTGGCCACACCGTCGGTTTCCGCCACACGGACTACTACAACCGCAGCATCAGCTGCGGCAGTGGCGGCAACGAAGGTGACGCGGGCGTCGGCGCCATCCACGTCCCGGGTACGCCGACGACGGCGACCGTCGGCGGCTCGCTCATGAACTCCTGCTTCCGCTCGGTCGAAACAGGGGAGTTCGCCTCCGGCGACCGCACCGCGCTGACCTACCTGTATCCGCCGAGGGGTTATGCGATGTTGAACTTCGAGTCGGGAGATGCGCGCCGCACGTCCTCCACCGGCGATTGGGCCCCCGGCGAGTACAAGGCCGAGTGCGCCAGTGGTGAGCCGGTGACGGGGCTGTCCCTCAACCCCAGCTCGCGGTACACCCGCGTTGCGCTCTGCCCCACCGCGGGGGACGCGCGCTTCCCGCACAACGGCTGCTACGCCCGGAACTTCTCCACCGCTGACAACCGCGGCACCTCGGCCACTGGGGACTGGGACCCCGGCTACTACAAGGGGGAGTGCGGCCCCAACGAGTTCGTCGCCGGTGTCGCCCAGAGCACCGCGCACGCCATCACCTCCGTGCTCTGCTGCCCTGGCACTGTCGCCCACACCTCTTGCGCCGCTCGCGTCTTCGACGGCCAGGATGCACGTGAGTCCTCCGCGTCGGGCGACTGGGACCCCGACAACTGGAAGGGTGAGTGCGGTCCTGGCCGGTACGTCGGAGGTCTCTCTCGCAGTGTCTCCGGCGGCGCGCCCCACGCACTGCTCTGCTGCAGCCCGTAA
- a CDS encoding SPFH domain-containing protein, giving the protein MSAKQTSRTKEQAESAEGGRAQLVRMDGGGGLERSRYSEGWRAGKPAEDPEKMKRWGLITARPSEFLVHMRRGRVREVSGQGASCFKLPGDSVAIVPTSIQRLQFTADQVTNEKVGVQVTGLAVYRIADPLVAFRMLNFSFPERAQEKLAELLREMFVGAARRLVANLSVEECLSRRKEGIAAELMREIAPVLSGRGRLEDTTDAGWGVLLDTIEIQDVRVLSSTVFENMQARYRREQERQAREAELAKERFVHREETEAERQLSLQRLTAQDEVRQKKQTADEQARLETLAIDARVAEAKLAQERTLKQEQVTVEREVALTKLAAEQEVRQKKQVADEQAKLEALSAEARLVEAKIVSERALAASRAQVDMEKLSREQELEAARARIDLEKLKREQDAEAGRAKLEQEKQKLAQEAEAAQARFELLRLQRAQESDDAKARMELERLRREQEQAAARHEGQLAEQLQEVEKLQAQLQVAQSRRAIAEAEVAIAELEVRRENARQELELSRARALRDIENTISPEVIQMTLAQQLPQVAAAFQQKMGEVHVTAVDGANPFGYIAAAVEGVMGLARSAGLKVPGPSLATTAQ; this is encoded by the coding sequence ATGAGCGCGAAGCAGACGTCCCGGACGAAGGAGCAGGCGGAGTCGGCCGAAGGCGGCCGGGCGCAGTTGGTCCGGATGGACGGAGGTGGGGGCTTGGAGCGAAGCCGCTACTCGGAAGGGTGGCGCGCGGGGAAGCCCGCGGAGGACCCGGAGAAGATGAAGCGCTGGGGGCTCATCACCGCGCGGCCCAGCGAGTTCCTCGTCCACATGCGCCGCGGGCGGGTGCGGGAGGTCAGCGGCCAGGGGGCCAGCTGCTTCAAGCTGCCGGGGGACTCGGTGGCCATCGTCCCCACCAGCATCCAGCGGCTCCAGTTCACCGCGGACCAGGTGACGAACGAGAAGGTGGGCGTGCAGGTGACGGGCCTGGCGGTGTACCGCATCGCGGATCCGCTGGTGGCGTTCCGCATGCTCAACTTCTCCTTCCCAGAGCGCGCGCAGGAGAAGCTGGCGGAGCTCTTGCGGGAGATGTTCGTCGGCGCCGCGCGTCGCCTCGTCGCCAACCTCTCCGTGGAGGAGTGCCTGTCGCGGCGCAAGGAGGGTATCGCCGCGGAGCTGATGCGCGAAATCGCGCCGGTGCTGTCGGGCCGAGGCCGGCTGGAGGACACGACCGACGCGGGCTGGGGCGTGCTGCTGGACACGATTGAAATCCAGGACGTGCGTGTCCTGTCGTCCACCGTCTTCGAGAACATGCAGGCGCGCTACCGGCGCGAGCAGGAGCGCCAGGCGCGCGAGGCGGAGCTGGCCAAGGAGCGCTTCGTCCACCGCGAGGAGACGGAGGCGGAACGTCAGCTGAGCCTCCAGCGGCTGACGGCGCAGGACGAGGTGCGCCAGAAGAAGCAGACCGCGGACGAACAAGCCCGGCTGGAGACGCTGGCCATCGACGCGCGCGTGGCCGAGGCCAAGCTCGCCCAGGAGCGCACGCTCAAGCAGGAGCAAGTCACGGTGGAGCGCGAGGTGGCGCTCACCAAGCTGGCCGCGGAGCAGGAGGTGCGCCAGAAGAAGCAGGTGGCCGACGAGCAGGCGAAGCTGGAGGCGCTCAGCGCGGAGGCGCGGTTGGTGGAGGCGAAGATTGTCTCCGAGCGCGCGCTGGCCGCGAGCCGCGCCCAGGTGGACATGGAGAAGCTGTCGCGCGAACAGGAGCTGGAGGCGGCGCGCGCCCGCATCGACCTGGAGAAGCTCAAGCGCGAACAGGACGCGGAGGCAGGCCGCGCGAAGCTGGAGCAGGAGAAGCAGAAGCTGGCCCAGGAGGCGGAGGCCGCGCAGGCCCGCTTCGAGCTGCTGCGACTGCAACGCGCCCAGGAGTCCGACGACGCGAAGGCGCGCATGGAGCTGGAGCGCCTGCGCCGCGAACAAGAACAAGCCGCGGCGCGGCATGAGGGGCAACTGGCCGAGCAACTCCAGGAAGTGGAGAAGCTCCAGGCACAGCTTCAAGTGGCGCAGTCCCGGCGAGCCATCGCGGAGGCGGAGGTGGCCATCGCGGAGCTGGAGGTGCGGCGGGAGAACGCGCGCCAGGAACTGGAGCTGTCGCGGGCCCGCGCGCTGCGTGACATCGAGAACACCATCAGCCCGGAGGTCATCCAGATGACGCTCGCGCAGCAGCTCCCCCAAGTGGCGGCGGCCTTCCAGCAGAAGATGGGCGAGGTTCACGTCACGGCGGTGGATGGCGCCAATCCATTTGGTTACATCGCAGCGGCAGTGGAAGGAGTGATGGGGCTTGCGCGTTCAGCGGGTCTGAAGGTGCCTGGCCCCTCGCTTGCCACCACGGCGCAGTAG
- a CDS encoding DMT family transporter, translating into MRHFAMVAAGATLWGCWSLFLRPAGLSWSQNAFLALVAMSLPVPLLLRGAPWKDTRATGALLVVALADAGNISLFFAAMKRGPVSIAVLTHYLAPLLIALVAPWVLAERRSLRAMVAAPVTLMGLMLLIGRPDGGGGAQMTAALGAGSALFFAAIILGTKAATRSYSPLAVASLHAPVSALVLLLIAGTDALPPALDGATLQVLAGGVVCGLTGTGLFNAGLRHVPTAAAGALTYLEPLTASVVGWAVFSESLTPLGVVGGLMVLAAGVWVASERKAPGSSAPVPSAAP; encoded by the coding sequence GTGCGGCACTTCGCCATGGTCGCGGCCGGAGCCACCCTCTGGGGGTGCTGGTCTCTCTTCCTTCGTCCGGCCGGCCTGTCCTGGTCCCAGAACGCGTTCCTGGCCCTCGTCGCCATGTCGCTGCCGGTGCCCTTGCTGCTGCGCGGCGCGCCCTGGAAGGACACGCGGGCCACCGGCGCCCTGCTCGTGGTGGCGCTCGCGGACGCGGGCAACATCAGCCTCTTCTTCGCCGCGATGAAGCGCGGCCCCGTGTCCATCGCGGTGCTCACGCACTACCTGGCGCCGCTCCTGATTGCGCTCGTGGCGCCCTGGGTGCTCGCGGAGCGGAGGTCGCTTCGCGCGATGGTGGCCGCCCCCGTGACGCTGATGGGGTTGATGCTGCTCATCGGCCGGCCCGACGGTGGCGGCGGCGCGCAGATGACCGCGGCCCTGGGGGCCGGCAGCGCCCTCTTCTTCGCGGCCATCATCCTGGGGACGAAAGCAGCGACACGGTCCTATTCGCCCCTGGCCGTCGCTTCGCTCCATGCGCCCGTGTCCGCGCTGGTGCTGCTCCTCATCGCGGGGACGGACGCACTGCCTCCGGCGTTGGATGGCGCCACGCTCCAGGTGCTCGCGGGTGGCGTGGTGTGTGGACTGACGGGCACCGGCCTCTTCAATGCCGGGCTGCGGCACGTTCCCACCGCGGCGGCCGGGGCGCTCACCTACCTGGAGCCGCTGACGGCGTCGGTGGTGGGCTGGGCCGTCTTCTCCGAGTCCCTCACGCCCCTGGGCGTCGTGGGTGGTCTCATGGTCCTCGCCGCGGGGGTCTGGGTCGCCTCCGAGCGGAAGGCCCCCGGGTCAAGCGCGCCAGTCCCGTCCGCCGCACCTTGA
- a CDS encoding tRNA-uridine aminocarboxypropyltransferase, which produces MRSRTPEDLAGRCPRCFLPSLLCLCAEIPSVPTRTELLVIRHHKETLKSTNTARMAALALPRCRIVSYGSPGQPFDASVLEDDGPTWLLFPDAQQIPGPEAPPPRKLIVLDGSWGQARRMVQRMPALRRLPGLKLPPPPPDSRRLRRPPHPDGMSTLEAMAGALAYLEGEDVARPLYELHERMIDRVLTSRGRLPFPSCDEDAED; this is translated from the coding sequence ATGAGGTCTCGAACACCAGAGGACCTCGCGGGCCGCTGTCCGCGCTGTTTCCTGCCGTCGCTCCTGTGTCTGTGCGCCGAGATTCCGAGCGTCCCCACGCGCACGGAGCTGCTCGTCATCCGTCACCACAAGGAGACGCTGAAGTCGACCAACACCGCTCGCATGGCCGCGCTCGCGTTGCCGCGCTGCCGCATCGTCTCGTATGGCTCACCGGGCCAGCCGTTCGACGCCTCCGTGCTCGAGGATGACGGGCCCACCTGGCTGCTCTTCCCGGATGCCCAGCAGATACCAGGGCCCGAGGCACCTCCACCTCGCAAGCTCATCGTCCTGGATGGGAGCTGGGGCCAGGCTCGGCGCATGGTGCAACGGATGCCCGCGCTGCGCCGCCTGCCGGGATTGAAGCTGCCTCCACCGCCACCCGACTCGCGCCGGCTGCGCAGACCTCCGCATCCCGATGGCATGTCCACGCTGGAGGCCATGGCCGGGGCGCTCGCGTATCTGGAGGGCGAGGACGTGGCGCGGCCGCTCTACGAGCTGCATGAGCGGATGATCGACCGCGTGCTCACGAGCCGGGGCCGCCTGCCCTTCCCATCGTGTGACGAGGACGCAGAGGACTGA